The window TGGAAATGAACACCGGAAAGAACGAGATCAGAAAGGCGACGAGCACCTTCGGCGCAAGCCCGAAGCCGAGCCAGACCACGAACAGGGGAGCTACGGCGATCTTGGAGACCGTCTGCGAGAAAAGGAACAGCGGCATCAGGGCCTTGTCGAGGGTGGACGACCACACCACCATGATGGCGAACAGGCCGCCCAGCACGATGCTGCAGGTGTATCCCAGGAGGACCTCGTACCCGGTGACCAGACTGTGGTCGTAGAGCGTGGCCGCGTAGTCGACGAGGCTGAGAAGGATCTCCGAGGGGCCAGGCAGGATATAGTTGGGGATGCCGCTGATCCGGACGTAGGCTTCCCAGGTTGCCAGGAAGACGCTGATGGCCGCCACCGGATACATCAGGTCGCGGTAGATCTCGGGGATCCCTCGTGAGCGCGCCATGGCCTCCCTTTCACCGATGGCAAGGGCGGAGTCATCTGCGGCATCGCCCCATGCGGATGCCGGGACTCGTGGGCCAGACACTACTGCATTTGCGACGCGGTGTTCAAGGGAAGCGCGGTCGGGCCGGATGGCGCATCGGCGGCAATTGCTGTAGGGTACGGCGAGTATGGCCGCCCAGCAGCGCAACCGCCTCAACGTCTTCATCCTCGCCACCTGCCAGATGCTGTTCGGGGCCACCCGGACGCTGCTGATCGCCACCGCCCCGCTCATCGCCTACGGCATCGTCGAGAACAAGGGCTTGGCGACATTGCCGGCCGCGCTGGTGATCGTGGGCACGGCCCTGGCCACCATGCCGGCCTCCATGCTCATGCGCGCCACGGGCCGGCGCCTCGGGTTCATGATCGGCGCCTGCTTCGGCGCCCTCGGGGGCGGCATCGTCATCATCGGCATCGTGCGCGCCGACTTCTGGCTGCTGTGCCTCGGGACCTTCACCTACGGCTTTTTCGCCGCGTTCGGTCAATACTACCGTTTCGCCGCGGCCGACACCGCTCCCCCGGAGTTCCGGAGCAAGGCCATCTCGTT is drawn from Deltaproteobacteria bacterium and contains these coding sequences:
- a CDS encoding ABC transporter permease, translating into MARSRGIPEIYRDLMYPVAAISVFLATWEAYVRISGIPNYILPGPSEILLSLVDYAATLYDHSLVTGYEVLLGYTCSIVLGGLFAIMVVWSSTLDKALMPLFLFSQTVSKIAVAPLFVVWLGFGLAPKVLVAFLISFFPVFIS